A stretch of the Propionispora hippei DSM 15287 genome encodes the following:
- a CDS encoding helix-turn-helix domain-containing protein gives MKREQAVLDGLEEKNIFTENYPFRLLLNTWENFDWPMHWHHAVELVYPIDNSYTATVNNHDYTLHERDILFIAGGDIHGFKTTNNKGNRFFIQFDISTLDVFGQIQNLTPLLSSTRLISRQHEPELHNHLEKQILELIREYDQKSLAYTLSLNARVFDILVLLARSILDNVDFRDISSNKKFFTLEKLNRAFQFIEENYQRNISLKEVSCAAGFSEYHFSRIFKELTGHNFLSYLNERRIKKAIKLLTGHDLSIIEIAHHSGFNSIATFNRTFKKVKGCTPVEYKRIQS, from the coding sequence GTGAAGAGAGAGCAGGCAGTATTGGATGGACTGGAAGAAAAAAATATTTTCACAGAAAACTATCCCTTCCGTCTTCTTTTAAATACCTGGGAAAACTTTGACTGGCCGATGCACTGGCACCACGCGGTAGAACTGGTATACCCTATAGACAACAGCTACACCGCAACCGTCAATAATCATGATTACACCCTGCACGAAAGAGATATCCTCTTCATCGCCGGCGGTGATATCCATGGTTTCAAAACTACCAATAATAAGGGAAACCGTTTTTTTATCCAGTTTGACATCTCCACGCTGGACGTCTTCGGGCAAATCCAGAATCTTACGCCATTGCTTTCCTCCACCAGACTAATTTCCCGGCAGCACGAGCCTGAACTCCATAACCATCTGGAAAAGCAAATTCTGGAACTGATCAGGGAATACGATCAAAAATCCCTGGCCTATACCCTGTCGCTTAACGCCAGGGTATTTGACATCCTGGTGCTGCTGGCCCGCAGCATACTGGACAATGTGGATTTTAGAGATATCAGCAGCAATAAGAAATTTTTCACCCTGGAAAAGTTAAACCGGGCTTTTCAATTCATTGAAGAAAACTATCAGCGCAATATTTCTCTAAAGGAAGTTTCCTGTGCGGCCGGTTTTAGCGAATACCACTTTTCGCGCATTTTCAAGGAGCTAACGGGCCATAACTTTCTCAGCTATCTAAATGAACGTCGAATAAAAAAGGCTATCAAGCTTCTGACCGGTCACGATCTCTCCATCATTGAAATTGCCCATCACTCAGGCTTCAACAGTATAGCCACCTTCAACAGAACATTTAAAAAGGTAAAAGGCTGTACCCCGGTGGAATATAAACGGATACAATCATAA
- a CDS encoding glycoside hydrolase family 3 C-terminal domain-containing protein, producing the protein MTVPVLDKQELEFEVRAKELVAAMTLEEKASQMVYNSPAIPRLGIPSYNWWNEALHGVARAGVATMFPQAIGLAATFDEDLLRQVAEIVSTEARAKFHEFQRKGDHGIYKGLTFWSPNINIFRDPRWGRGHETFGEDPYLTGRLGVAYIKGLQGDHPRYLKVAACAKHFAVHSGPEAARHSFNAVVSPKDLRETYLPAFKECVQTANVEAVMGAYNRVNDEPCCGSHMLLQQILRTEWKFTGHVVSDCWAIKDFHENHGVTRTAPESVALALHNGCDLNCGNMYLNLLIAQQEGLVSEEEITAAVVRLMTTRMKLGLFDEDSQVPYATIPYEKNACREHRNFAVEVARKSLVLLKNDSQLLPLDHQKIKSIAVIGPNADSREALIGNYYGTPPRYVTVLEGIRSALPAETVVYYAQGCHLVKDRVEHLAEKRDRFAEAIAAAERADVVVLCLGLDGSIEGEEGDVSNEYAGGDKPNLNLPGLQQELLEAIYRTGKSVILVLLAGSALSVAWADEHIPAIVQAWYPGAEGGEAIAGLIFGDYSPSGKLPVTFYRTTEELPDFDDYTMDNRTYRYMKQDALYPFGYGLSYTSFAYSELQVSPTEFSGDQNIFCTVAVKNTGAYDGEETVQLYIRDAEASVKVPQWELKGVKKVQLLPGETKVVSWKITPRQFALINDEGACMLEPGNFEIFVGGSQPDKRSRTLTGQQVKKTVIKLSGEVRVLEY; encoded by the coding sequence ATGACTGTTCCCGTATTGGATAAACAAGAGTTAGAGTTTGAGGTAAGGGCGAAAGAACTGGTAGCCGCTATGACATTGGAAGAAAAGGCAAGCCAGATGGTGTATAATTCACCGGCGATTCCCCGTTTGGGGATTCCCTCCTACAACTGGTGGAACGAAGCGCTGCACGGAGTGGCTCGCGCCGGTGTGGCCACCATGTTTCCACAGGCTATCGGGCTGGCGGCGACTTTTGATGAGGATTTACTGCGGCAGGTGGCCGAGATCGTATCGACAGAGGCCAGAGCTAAATTTCATGAGTTTCAGAGAAAGGGAGACCATGGTATTTATAAGGGGCTGACCTTTTGGTCGCCCAATATCAATATTTTCCGGGATCCCCGCTGGGGGCGCGGCCATGAGACCTTTGGTGAAGACCCTTATCTTACGGGACGACTGGGAGTTGCCTATATTAAAGGTCTGCAGGGGGATCATCCGCGATATCTGAAGGTAGCGGCCTGTGCCAAGCATTTTGCTGTTCATAGCGGTCCGGAAGCCGCGCGCCACAGTTTTAATGCTGTTGTTTCGCCGAAGGATCTGAGGGAAACTTATTTACCGGCGTTTAAAGAATGTGTTCAGACAGCAAATGTGGAGGCCGTGATGGGAGCATATAACCGTGTAAATGACGAGCCCTGCTGTGGCAGCCATATGCTGTTGCAACAAATACTGCGGACTGAATGGAAATTTACGGGGCATGTGGTTTCCGATTGCTGGGCTATTAAGGATTTTCATGAAAATCACGGTGTTACCCGTACTGCGCCGGAGTCGGTCGCACTGGCCTTACATAACGGATGTGACTTAAATTGCGGCAATATGTATTTGAACCTGTTAATCGCTCAGCAGGAAGGGCTGGTTTCCGAAGAGGAAATCACGGCTGCTGTAGTCAGGCTCATGACTACCCGGATGAAATTAGGCTTATTTGACGAGGACAGCCAGGTTCCGTATGCCACCATTCCTTATGAGAAAAATGCCTGCCGGGAACACCGGAATTTTGCTGTTGAGGTGGCCAGGAAGTCGCTGGTTCTGTTGAAAAATGACAGTCAGTTATTGCCGCTTGATCATCAAAAAATCAAATCTATCGCTGTTATCGGCCCTAATGCGGACAGCCGGGAGGCTTTGATCGGCAATTATTACGGCACACCGCCACGGTATGTGACGGTACTGGAAGGAATTCGCAGCGCTCTTCCGGCGGAAACGGTTGTGTACTATGCGCAGGGATGTCATTTGGTAAAGGATAGGGTGGAGCATCTGGCAGAGAAGAGAGACAGGTTTGCCGAAGCAATAGCGGCAGCGGAAAGAGCCGACGTCGTGGTGCTGTGTCTGGGGCTGGACGGCAGTATTGAAGGAGAAGAAGGCGATGTTTCCAATGAATACGCCGGTGGCGATAAACCCAACCTCAACCTGCCCGGCTTGCAGCAGGAATTGCTGGAGGCTATTTACCGGACCGGAAAATCGGTCATCCTCGTTTTGCTTGCCGGCAGTGCGTTGTCCGTAGCCTGGGCTGACGAGCATATCCCGGCCATTGTTCAGGCGTGGTATCCGGGAGCCGAAGGCGGCGAGGCAATAGCCGGTCTTATCTTTGGGGATTACAGTCCTTCCGGGAAGCTGCCCGTTACTTTCTACCGTACCACAGAGGAATTACCCGATTTTGACGATTACACTATGGACAATCGTACCTATCGCTATATGAAGCAGGACGCTCTGTATCCGTTCGGGTACGGTCTTAGCTATACAAGCTTTGCCTACAGCGAATTGCAGGTCAGTCCGACGGAATTTAGCGGCGATCAGAATATTTTTTGTACCGTGGCTGTTAAAAATACCGGCGCCTATGACGGCGAAGAAACGGTGCAGCTTTATATTCGTGATGCAGAAGCCAGCGTAAAGGTTCCCCAATGGGAACTGAAGGGTGTTAAAAAAGTACAACTGCTTCCCGGTGAGACCAAAGTAGTATCCTGGAAAATAACGCCCCGGCAATTTGCTCTCATCAATGATGAAGGGGCATGCATGCTGGAGCCGGGCAACTTTGAAATCTTTGTGGGCGGGAGTCAACCGGACAAGCGGAGCAGAACGCTTACCGGGCAGCAGGTAAAAAAGACGGTGATAAAGCTCAGCGGTGAAGTACGGGTACTGGAATACTGA
- a CDS encoding sugar ABC transporter ATP-binding protein yields MERVYLQMKDIKKSFPGVQALKGVSLSVHAGEVHALLGENGAGKSTMMKVLGGIYRQDAGELVIDGVNCPVMTPEQAQRLGIGFVHQELNLAEALSVAENLFMGRLPYKNKRLGIIDYRKLYNDTEAILKKLGAKAKATDIVGNLPTAQKQLLEIGKAISQQAKLIIFDEPTTALGNADVVLLFDVIRALKQDGTAIIYISHRLKEIFEICDRATVLRDGQYIGTVVMRDVTQNTLIRMMVGRDINELFPKVARQAGDLLMEVEGLSDYAGKVKNVSFQVRRGEIVGFAGLVGSGRTEVVRLLFGADAILQGQIQMNGTPVCIREPRDAIRQGICLLTEDRKQQGLSLLMSVAENINMTNMKNAILNRNKLRETAEAFVRSLRIKTSSVDAPAGILSGGNQQKVVLAKWLNTAAELFIFDEPTKGIDVGAKAEIYGIMNELIKDNKAVIMITSELPELLGMADRIYVMCEGRLTGNLDRVEATQEKILTLATLGGQQSESKAQ; encoded by the coding sequence TTGGAGCGGGTTTATCTACAGATGAAAGACATTAAAAAGTCGTTTCCAGGTGTCCAGGCGCTCAAAGGAGTTAGCCTGTCGGTACATGCCGGTGAGGTGCATGCCCTTTTGGGTGAGAACGGGGCGGGAAAATCGACGATGATGAAGGTGCTGGGTGGCATTTACCGCCAGGATGCCGGCGAGCTCGTGATTGATGGGGTCAATTGTCCGGTAATGACACCGGAACAGGCGCAAAGGTTAGGGATAGGCTTTGTCCACCAGGAGCTTAATCTGGCAGAAGCATTAAGCGTGGCCGAGAATCTTTTCATGGGCAGACTGCCTTATAAAAATAAACGTTTGGGGATTATTGATTACCGGAAGTTGTATAACGATACGGAAGCTATTCTTAAAAAACTGGGAGCTAAGGCAAAAGCAACCGATATAGTAGGTAACCTGCCCACAGCGCAAAAACAATTACTGGAGATTGGCAAAGCAATCAGCCAGCAAGCCAAGCTCATTATTTTTGACGAGCCGACAACGGCTCTCGGCAATGCTGACGTTGTCCTTCTCTTTGACGTAATCCGTGCCCTTAAACAGGATGGAACAGCTATTATCTACATATCCCACCGGCTGAAGGAGATTTTTGAAATATGCGATAGGGCCACCGTATTACGGGATGGACAGTATATAGGGACCGTTGTGATGCGGGATGTAACGCAAAATACCTTAATCCGGATGATGGTCGGCCGGGATATTAACGAATTGTTTCCCAAGGTGGCACGGCAAGCCGGTGATTTGCTTATGGAAGTAGAAGGCCTTTCCGATTATGCCGGAAAGGTGAAAAATGTATCCTTTCAGGTCAGGCGAGGTGAGATCGTCGGTTTTGCCGGCCTGGTCGGTTCGGGCCGGACAGAAGTGGTCCGGCTGCTGTTTGGTGCTGATGCGATTCTACAGGGGCAGATACAGATGAACGGGACTCCGGTTTGTATCAGGGAACCGAGGGACGCGATCCGGCAGGGAATCTGCCTGCTCACTGAGGATCGGAAGCAGCAGGGGCTCTCGCTATTAATGTCGGTGGCTGAAAATATCAATATGACTAATATGAAAAATGCCATATTAAACCGCAATAAACTGCGGGAGACTGCTGAAGCCTTTGTTCGTAGCCTGCGCATCAAGACTTCCTCGGTGGATGCGCCGGCCGGCATTTTGTCGGGCGGCAACCAGCAAAAGGTTGTTTTGGCGAAATGGCTGAATACGGCTGCGGAATTGTTTATTTTTGATGAACCAACCAAGGGCATTGATGTAGGAGCTAAAGCGGAAATTTACGGAATCATGAATGAGCTGATAAAGGATAATAAGGCTGTTATCATGATCACTTCCGAACTTCCTGAGCTGCTGGGGATGGCAGACAGGATCTATGTAATGTGTGAGGGGCGGTTAACCGGTAATCTTGACCGGGTAGAAGCGACGCAGGAGAAAATTTTAACGTTAGCGACACTGGGGGGACAGCAAAGTGAAAGTAAGGCTCAATGA
- a CDS encoding ABC transporter permease yields MKVRLNEAVLPAKWEWRDIALQYSVYIVLAGLIVAFSFMSPMFLGKANIGNFFRQIPTVGIVTVGVTMLLITGKVDLSAGSIAAFAGTAAVFLAVKGFSAPVVILASLIIGALWGLINGFFITRFDLDSFILTLGTDYMIRGILLFFTNGIYIKGVPDWFYSLSNTRLGVDFLFSNTLVFAVVVVVLAYMMKNTRFGRYCYAVGSNPEAARLSGIHVRRHLVKVYVLEGSLAALAGLLLMSNLNVGAPGEAAGVGLFALAAAIIGGAAFSGGIGTMSGAVVGILTLEVFRNGLAVLGLNSFIQQAVTGAIIIVAVVVDYYRRRR; encoded by the coding sequence GTGAAAGTAAGGCTCAATGAAGCGGTATTACCGGCGAAATGGGAATGGCGCGATATCGCTTTACAATATTCCGTATACATCGTTCTTGCAGGGTTGATTGTCGCCTTTTCTTTTATGAGTCCTATGTTTTTGGGAAAGGCCAATATCGGTAATTTTTTTCGTCAGATCCCTACCGTGGGAATTGTTACGGTTGGTGTTACCATGCTATTGATAACCGGGAAGGTGGATTTGTCTGCCGGCAGTATAGCGGCCTTTGCCGGAACGGCAGCGGTTTTTCTGGCTGTTAAAGGGTTTTCCGCTCCGGTGGTGATTTTGGCTTCCCTGATTATCGGCGCTTTATGGGGGTTGATCAATGGTTTTTTTATTACCCGGTTCGACCTCGATTCCTTTATATTAACGCTGGGCACCGACTATATGATCCGGGGAATCCTGCTGTTTTTTACCAACGGTATTTATATCAAGGGCGTACCGGACTGGTTTTACAGTCTGTCAAATACCAGGCTGGGCGTTGATTTTTTGTTTAGCAATACGCTGGTTTTTGCAGTAGTAGTTGTTGTGCTGGCCTATATGATGAAAAATACCCGTTTTGGCCGTTACTGTTATGCGGTTGGTTCCAATCCGGAGGCCGCCCGGTTGTCAGGAATTCACGTGCGACGGCACCTGGTAAAGGTGTATGTATTGGAAGGTTCGTTGGCGGCCTTGGCCGGACTGCTTTTGATGTCCAATCTGAATGTGGGGGCGCCGGGCGAAGCGGCCGGGGTAGGCTTATTTGCGCTGGCGGCGGCTATTATTGGCGGAGCGGCTTTCAGCGGTGGCATTGGAACCATGTCGGGAGCGGTTGTCGGAATTCTTACACTGGAGGTTTTTCGTAACGGACTAGCTGTATTGGGATTGAACTCTTTTATTCAGCAGGCGGTTACCGGTGCTATCATTATCGTAGCGGTTGTGGTCGACTACTACCGCCGCCGGCGGTAG
- a CDS encoding sugar ABC transporter substrate-binding protein — translation MKNKIIAFLMMAALALGLAGCAGTNSPASGTAGKKTLYFIPIVDTGAYWSPMKKAAEDHARELGYNLVFKTSPPTESQKNEKHIGFLQEAVTNQAAGIAIAPMDPDMFDRKVREAKDAGIPIVTFDADVKSTENRVAYVGTDNRLAGEELGKQAAEYLKSKGITRGKLALAAVNLTQTTMTYRQEGIKKGFEAVMGADSANFTWLEAIQDNDQASESKRQLEGQITANPDMVAVFSLGSEGPDTGVMEAIKSQGKAGKIYHFGFDYTPTWENGVKDGLITGIVDQDSYLIGKTVIDILDKAVRGETVKNNYPIPVKWVDAAQIVEYGKIKQQQFTTETK, via the coding sequence ATGAAAAATAAAATTATAGCTTTTTTGATGATGGCGGCGCTGGCGCTGGGACTGGCCGGCTGTGCGGGAACTAACTCACCGGCCAGTGGCACGGCAGGCAAAAAAACGCTGTATTTTATTCCGATTGTCGATACTGGTGCATACTGGTCACCGATGAAAAAGGCGGCAGAAGACCATGCCAGAGAGCTGGGCTACAACTTGGTCTTTAAGACTTCTCCGCCTACAGAGTCACAAAAGAACGAAAAGCATATCGGTTTTCTACAGGAAGCGGTAACTAATCAGGCGGCAGGCATAGCCATTGCTCCGATGGACCCGGATATGTTCGACCGAAAGGTTCGCGAGGCTAAAGATGCCGGGATACCTATTGTTACCTTCGACGCCGATGTAAAAAGCACGGAAAATCGTGTGGCATACGTGGGAACAGATAACCGGCTGGCTGGAGAGGAATTAGGAAAACAGGCAGCGGAATACTTAAAAAGCAAGGGGATTACCCGCGGTAAGCTTGCTCTGGCAGCGGTGAATCTCACGCAAACTACCATGACTTATCGACAAGAAGGGATAAAAAAAGGATTTGAAGCAGTCATGGGAGCCGATTCGGCCAACTTTACCTGGCTGGAGGCCATTCAGGACAATGATCAGGCCTCGGAGTCGAAACGGCAATTAGAAGGTCAGATTACGGCTAATCCCGATATGGTGGCTGTTTTTTCCCTGGGTTCTGAGGGCCCGGATACCGGCGTAATGGAAGCGATTAAATCACAGGGAAAAGCCGGGAAAATTTATCATTTTGGCTTTGATTATACACCAACCTGGGAAAACGGTGTTAAAGACGGACTGATAACCGGTATTGTGGACCAGGACTCTTATCTGATTGGTAAAACCGTGATTGACATACTGGATAAGGCTGTCCGGGGTGAAACGGTGAAAAATAATTATCCGATTCCGGTAAAATGGGTGGATGCAGCCCAGATTGTCGAATACGGTAAGATAAAGCAGCAGCAATTTACGACGGAGACGAAATAG
- a CDS encoding UbiX family flavin prenyltransferase, whose product MRLIVGISGASGVIMGYYLLKALRQIPDMEVHVVVTEGAAKTFAYETELSVAEVTALADVVHDHTNMAASISSGSFKTDGMIIIPCSMKTAAGIAAGFATNLLLRAADVCIKEGRKVVIVPREMPLSRIHLRNIKELADCGCVVIPPVLTFYNGAQSVEKQIQHIIGKILMQFGIDYKEFVPWEGAE is encoded by the coding sequence ATGCGTTTAATCGTAGGTATTTCCGGAGCCAGCGGGGTCATTATGGGTTATTATCTGTTGAAGGCCTTACGGCAGATTCCGGATATGGAAGTGCATGTGGTGGTTACCGAAGGGGCGGCGAAAACTTTTGCGTACGAAACCGAGCTGTCGGTGGCGGAAGTGACGGCACTGGCCGATGTGGTACATGATCACACCAATATGGCAGCCAGCATTTCCAGCGGTTCTTTTAAAACGGACGGCATGATCATCATTCCCTGCAGTATGAAAACGGCAGCCGGTATCGCTGCCGGTTTTGCGACTAATTTGCTGCTGCGGGCCGCCGACGTATGCATCAAGGAAGGGCGCAAGGTGGTGATTGTGCCGCGTGAAATGCCGCTAAGCAGGATTCATCTGCGCAATATCAAAGAACTGGCCGATTGTGGCTGTGTGGTTATTCCGCCGGTTTTGACCTTTTATAATGGCGCTCAGTCTGTGGAAAAGCAGATTCAGCATATTATCGGCAAGATATTAATGCAGTTTGGCATAGACTACAAAGAATTTGTGCCATGGGAAGGGGCGGAATGA
- the lpdD gene encoding prenylated flavin chaperone LpdD: MLSTSLTVGDKPYVITAVVTLCGHDAVIAVGGGEAPHVGAAALASSRPSLEQNGGISATASVLCVMGHKDDLLARDAAMRLASRLNTTVLVSVGLHVDQATKEDIRQLQVNFEQLIGQIESWLRQQK, encoded by the coding sequence ATGCTTTCCACCAGTCTGACGGTTGGTGATAAGCCTTATGTAATTACGGCAGTGGTTACGCTGTGCGGTCACGATGCCGTAATTGCGGTCGGCGGCGGGGAAGCGCCTCATGTGGGGGCCGCCGCACTGGCCTCGTCCCGGCCCAGCCTGGAGCAAAACGGCGGGATTTCGGCGACCGCATCGGTGCTGTGCGTCATGGGCCACAAGGACGATCTGCTGGCCAGAGACGCGGCAATGCGATTGGCCAGCCGGCTGAATACCACGGTGCTGGTATCGGTGGGCCTGCATGTGGATCAGGCGACTAAAGAAGATATCCGGCAATTGCAGGTTAATTTTGAACAGCTTATCGGACAAATAGAAAGCTGGCTGCGGCAGCAGAAATAG
- a CDS encoding purple acid phosphatase family protein: MNKKNELLELVQKPSSITRRNFLKGAGSLALFLSLPFDLRSVFAASPGASVIPDHITLTWSDNPATTQTIAWRTDTSVSTGLIQYAPLNGATTADAVTHWSHSVQAAVENLYSDLGEANLHAGMITGLTPGRKYAYRVGDGLNWSSAGTFTTQPAGIKKFTFLIFGDSQSGITDNPEYGPWKTNVHAAFTANPDARFFINVGDLTECGQYYTHWNHWYEGCQDIIRTIPAMPSQGNHETYNHGWLPPSGAVSEPYEYIEQFKLPQNGPQELRTQAYSWDYGNVHFTVIDSQYDEEVTAENGHVRFPGNNSTPANPLANPFLRAQAEWLERDLKSTNKEWKIVIFHKTPYYNKATRANETLKAAFCPIIEKYHVDVVLNGHDHGISRTYPLKGDVFQKTPGQGTVYYVTGRGGNKYYTDLSKKVWDQFFFDANDMPCYVVAQVNGARLTLSAIKQDGSYIDTYTIDKTTGTDFPATVLPDRYLSPQVIVYGNNSGVEAGQAGADWYIPLDCLKVSYRNSSTGALYENGSYAGGKTAYSLLKPGNFSADSSQASFTYANTHYLFTVGSTTVGGSTKQLSKPAKLQNGLVAITADDFYNLLGFSYRYDSSLNAIFLAK; the protein is encoded by the coding sequence ATGAACAAAAAGAACGAATTGCTCGAGCTTGTCCAGAAACCGAGCAGCATAACCCGCCGGAATTTCCTTAAAGGAGCCGGCTCACTGGCCTTATTTTTATCTTTGCCCTTCGATCTTCGCAGCGTCTTTGCCGCAAGCCCCGGCGCGTCGGTCATTCCCGACCATATTACCTTGACCTGGTCCGATAATCCCGCCACTACCCAGACCATTGCCTGGCGTACCGATACTTCAGTCAGTACAGGACTCATCCAATATGCTCCGCTTAATGGAGCAACCACCGCTGATGCTGTTACTCATTGGTCTCACTCTGTCCAGGCAGCCGTGGAAAACTTGTATTCCGATCTGGGAGAAGCCAATCTTCACGCCGGGATGATAACTGGTCTTACACCAGGCAGGAAATATGCCTACCGGGTAGGTGACGGCCTGAATTGGAGCAGTGCGGGCACCTTTACCACGCAGCCGGCCGGAATCAAAAAATTCACCTTCCTGATCTTTGGCGATTCTCAAAGCGGCATCACCGACAATCCTGAATACGGCCCCTGGAAAACCAACGTACATGCCGCCTTTACCGCCAACCCCGACGCCCGCTTTTTCATCAATGTCGGTGATCTGACCGAATGCGGCCAGTATTACACACACTGGAATCATTGGTATGAAGGCTGCCAGGATATCATCCGCACCATTCCCGCTATGCCCAGCCAGGGGAACCACGAGACCTACAACCACGGCTGGTTGCCGCCTTCCGGCGCCGTCTCCGAACCCTATGAGTATATTGAACAATTCAAGCTGCCGCAAAACGGCCCGCAAGAGCTGCGGACCCAGGCTTATTCCTGGGATTATGGCAACGTTCATTTCACGGTCATCGACAGCCAGTATGATGAAGAGGTAACTGCCGAGAACGGTCATGTCCGGTTCCCGGGAAACAATTCCACTCCCGCCAATCCTCTAGCCAATCCTTTTCTTCGCGCTCAAGCCGAGTGGCTGGAAAGAGATTTAAAAAGCACCAATAAAGAGTGGAAAATTGTTATCTTCCATAAAACTCCCTACTATAACAAAGCGACCCGGGCCAATGAAACGCTCAAAGCCGCCTTCTGCCCCATTATTGAAAAATATCATGTCGACGTCGTACTCAACGGCCACGATCACGGTATATCCCGGACTTATCCGCTAAAAGGGGATGTCTTCCAGAAGACTCCGGGCCAGGGCACCGTATACTATGTAACCGGCCGCGGCGGAAATAAATATTATACCGACTTATCCAAGAAAGTCTGGGACCAATTCTTCTTTGATGCCAATGATATGCCTTGCTATGTCGTTGCCCAGGTCAACGGCGCCCGTCTGACCTTAAGCGCCATCAAACAAGACGGCAGCTACATTGACACTTATACTATCGACAAAACCACCGGCACCGACTTCCCGGCCACTGTACTGCCGGACAGATACCTCTCGCCGCAGGTCATCGTTTACGGGAATAACAGTGGCGTCGAGGCTGGTCAAGCCGGAGCAGACTGGTACATCCCTTTAGATTGCCTAAAGGTTTCCTATAGAAATTCTTCTACCGGTGCCTTATATGAAAATGGCTCTTATGCAGGCGGCAAAACGGCCTATTCACTGCTGAAGCCCGGTAATTTTAGCGCCGATTCGTCCCAGGCCAGCTTCACTTATGCCAATACTCATTATCTCTTCACCGTAGGCAGCACGACCGTCGGCGGCAGCACTAAGCAGCTCAGTAAACCGGCCAAACTGCAAAACGGGCTGGTTGCCATAACGGCTGACGATTTTTATAACCTCTTAGGCTTCTCCTATCGCTATGACTCCTCGCTTAATGCAATTTTCCTGGCAAAGTAG
- a CDS encoding PsbP-related protein: protein MNGKKSLAMLLLFIFLMPAQCLAGVYSNQIVNFTVNLPETWIPVEYNTIEQDVVFLRHFPGGYDSSLTIKSQEVDSSTPYTLDDLSDKQMKDIVDSAFNSTEDTTKTLLENKVIQVAGHKALYFVTRTAEDDTKVDTVWVLFLLKNVFYTISVTTNTDTYDKVVSDLQQMLKTFRPYEVPAEVV from the coding sequence ATGAATGGTAAAAAATCCCTTGCTATGTTACTGCTCTTTATTTTTCTTATGCCCGCTCAGTGTTTGGCTGGGGTGTATTCTAATCAGATTGTTAATTTTACTGTCAACCTGCCGGAAACGTGGATACCGGTTGAGTATAATACTATAGAGCAGGACGTGGTGTTCCTTCGTCACTTTCCTGGTGGTTATGACAGTTCGCTGACGATAAAGTCTCAGGAAGTTGATTCGTCCACTCCCTATACCTTGGACGATCTATCGGACAAGCAAATGAAGGACATTGTCGATTCGGCTTTCAACTCTACTGAGGATACCACCAAAACGCTGCTCGAAAATAAGGTGATCCAGGTGGCCGGGCATAAGGCGTTATACTTCGTGACCCGAACAGCGGAGGATGACACGAAAGTCGATACGGTGTGGGTTCTGTTTTTGCTTAAAAATGTATTTTATACCATTTCAGTCACAACTAATACCGATACATACGATAAAGTGGTGTCCGATCTGCAGCAAATGCTAAAAACCTTCCGGCCCTATGAAGTACCTGCCGAAGTTGTTTGA